In one window of Hyalangium ruber DNA:
- the secA gene encoding preprotein translocase subunit SecA, giving the protein MIEWTLKKLIGTKNERELKKSRSKVSRVNELESRMRELKDEDFAAATARMKQEVQNGKPLDDLLFEAFALTREAARRVIGQRHYDVQLIGGMFLHEGCIAEMRTGEGKTLTATLPSYLNALSGRGVHVVTVNDYLARRDAEWMGRIYRFMGMRTGCILHELTDKQRQDSYRADITYGQNNEFGFDYLRDNMKFRLQDYVQRELNYAIVDEVDSILIDEARTPLIISGPTEDSTDKYYRIDQVIPGLVPDQDYTLDEKSRAVSLTDDGIEKLQKRLGIDNLYDPGEIETLHHVEQGLRAHTLYKRDKDYVVKDGEVMIVDEFTGRLMPGRRWSDGLHQAVEAKEGVKIENENQTLATISFQNYFRMYSKLSGMTGTADTEAEEFAKIYNLDVRVIPTNRGMVRKDLEDVVYKTEREKFEAVAKEIEELNKKGQPVLVGTVSIAKSEVVSTFLKKRGVPHNVLNAKQHQREADIVAQAGRKGSVTISTNMAGRGTDILLGGNPEVMTKMAMGDEPTPPEPVDGQPVDPAAQAAYEQQLAEYKAKFQETKEKFEAQTKAERTEVMELGGLYILGTERHESRRIDNQLRGRAGRQGDPGVSHFFLSLEDELMRIFGSERIQGLMERLGMEEGEVIEHKWLSRAIEGAQKRVEGHNFDIRKSLLEYDDVMNQQRRTIYKLRRQVLAAGAGLPLIEYEEDKKTRAKIRSERTVTWADFKELVLDALEDVIVTQADTYMPTKNPGTWDIESLQRNVKDVFNLEMTFNAAGDREQVEEDLYKAAEKVILQREQEFGEEFLRFLQYRYLATIDQLWKDHLLAMDHLRQGIGLRGYGQKDPKQEYKKEGYNGFIQMLGAIKTQFVSQMMRVQARNTAEETARLQRQMAQRQQQAVEGRANEEGKLDQAAVVAKPPAKAEGPRVGRNDPCPCGSGRKYKKCHGAAEASV; this is encoded by the coding sequence ATGATCGAATGGACTTTAAAGAAGCTCATCGGGACGAAAAATGAGCGCGAGCTCAAGAAGTCCCGTTCGAAGGTTTCCCGTGTCAACGAGCTCGAGAGCCGGATGCGGGAGCTCAAGGACGAGGACTTCGCCGCCGCCACGGCCCGGATGAAGCAAGAGGTGCAGAACGGCAAGCCGCTGGACGACTTGCTGTTCGAGGCGTTCGCGCTGACGCGCGAGGCCGCGCGCCGGGTGATCGGCCAGCGCCACTATGACGTGCAGCTCATCGGCGGCATGTTCCTGCACGAGGGCTGCATCGCCGAGATGCGCACGGGTGAAGGCAAGACGCTCACCGCCACGCTGCCCAGCTACCTCAACGCGCTCAGCGGGCGCGGGGTACACGTGGTGACGGTGAACGACTACCTGGCCCGCCGCGACGCGGAGTGGATGGGCCGCATCTACCGCTTCATGGGGATGCGCACCGGCTGCATCCTCCACGAGCTGACGGACAAGCAGCGCCAGGACTCGTACCGGGCCGACATCACCTACGGGCAGAACAACGAGTTCGGCTTCGACTACCTGCGCGACAACATGAAGTTCCGTCTGCAGGACTACGTCCAGCGCGAGCTCAACTACGCCATCGTGGACGAGGTGGACTCGATCCTCATCGACGAGGCGCGTACCCCGCTCATCATCTCGGGCCCCACCGAGGACAGCACCGACAAGTACTACCGCATCGACCAGGTGATCCCCGGCCTCGTTCCGGACCAGGACTACACGCTGGACGAGAAGTCGCGTGCGGTGTCGTTGACGGATGACGGCATCGAGAAGCTCCAGAAGCGGCTGGGCATCGACAACCTCTACGATCCGGGCGAGATCGAAACGCTCCACCACGTCGAGCAGGGCCTGCGCGCGCACACGCTGTACAAGCGCGACAAGGACTACGTGGTGAAGGACGGCGAGGTGATGATCGTCGACGAGTTCACCGGTCGCCTCATGCCCGGCCGCCGCTGGTCGGACGGCCTGCACCAGGCCGTCGAGGCCAAGGAGGGCGTGAAGATCGAGAACGAGAACCAGACGCTGGCGACCATCTCGTTCCAGAACTACTTCCGCATGTACTCGAAGCTGTCGGGCATGACGGGCACCGCCGACACCGAGGCCGAGGAGTTCGCGAAGATCTACAACCTCGACGTGCGCGTCATCCCCACCAACCGCGGGATGGTCCGTAAGGACCTCGAGGACGTGGTCTACAAGACCGAGCGCGAGAAGTTCGAGGCGGTGGCCAAGGAGATCGAGGAGCTCAACAAGAAGGGCCAGCCGGTGCTGGTGGGCACGGTGTCCATCGCCAAGAGCGAGGTGGTGTCCACCTTCCTCAAGAAGCGCGGCGTGCCGCACAACGTGCTCAACGCCAAGCAGCACCAGCGCGAGGCGGACATCGTCGCGCAGGCGGGCCGCAAGGGCTCCGTCACCATCTCCACCAACATGGCCGGCCGCGGCACGGACATCCTCCTGGGCGGCAACCCCGAGGTGATGACCAAGATGGCCATGGGCGACGAGCCGACGCCGCCCGAGCCCGTGGACGGGCAGCCGGTGGACCCGGCCGCGCAGGCCGCCTACGAGCAGCAACTCGCCGAGTACAAGGCGAAGTTCCAGGAGACGAAGGAGAAGTTCGAGGCGCAGACGAAGGCCGAGCGCACCGAGGTGATGGAGCTGGGCGGCCTGTACATCCTCGGCACCGAGCGGCACGAGTCGCGGCGCATCGACAACCAGCTGCGCGGCCGCGCCGGCCGGCAGGGTGATCCGGGCGTCAGCCACTTCTTCCTGTCGCTGGAAGATGAGCTGATGCGCATCTTCGGCTCCGAGCGCATCCAGGGGCTGATGGAGCGGCTGGGCATGGAAGAGGGCGAGGTCATCGAGCACAAGTGGCTCAGCCGCGCCATCGAGGGTGCCCAGAAGCGCGTCGAAGGCCACAACTTCGACATCCGCAAGAGCCTGCTCGAGTACGACGACGTGATGAACCAGCAGCGGCGCACCATCTACAAGCTGCGCCGCCAGGTGCTGGCCGCGGGCGCCGGCCTGCCGCTCATCGAGTACGAGGAGGACAAGAAGACGCGGGCGAAGATCCGCAGCGAGCGGACCGTCACCTGGGCGGACTTCAAGGAGCTCGTGCTGGACGCGCTCGAGGACGTCATCGTCACTCAGGCCGACACGTACATGCCCACGAAGAACCCGGGCACGTGGGACATCGAGTCGCTGCAGCGCAACGTGAAGGACGTGTTCAACCTGGAAATGACCTTCAACGCCGCGGGTGATCGCGAGCAGGTCGAGGAGGACCTCTACAAGGCGGCCGAGAAGGTCATCCTCCAGCGTGAGCAGGAGTTCGGTGAGGAGTTCCTGCGCTTCCTGCAGTACCGGTACCTGGCGACGATCGACCAGCTGTGGAAGGACCATCTGCTGGCGATGGACCACCTGCGGCAGGGCATCGGCCTGCGCGGCTACGGCCAGAAGGACCCCAAGCAGGAGTACAAGAAGGAAGGCTACAACGGCTTCATCCAGATGCTGGGGGCCATCAAGACGCAGTTCGTCAGCCAGATGATGCGCGTGCAGGCGCGCAACACGGCCGAGGAGACGGCGCGGCTCCAGCGGCAGATGGCGCAGCGGCAGCAGCAGGCCGTGGAAGGCCGGGCGAACGAGGAAGGCAAGCTCGACCAGGCCGCCGTGGTGGCCAAGCCTCCCGCCAAGGCGGAAGGGCCTCGCGTGGGCCGCAACGACCCCTGCCCGTGTGGCAGCGGTCGCAAGTACAAGAAGTGCCACGGCGCCGCCGAGGCGAGCGTCTAG
- a CDS encoding GGDEF domain-containing protein, producing the protein MPYAIDDATATALVALHPWAVARSAQPVQLAVETLLEAERARRGQPDKLGAIPALALTQGMLLKEEFDLSTHAHHDGWRVGAVIADVQGMINANARFGFGVGDAVLKATVESLGAQYPGAKVVRLHPDAFAALLTPTSQLTVREEQREATRARLSEDVAKVLPSGTPVADVPRHTVTLLEFTVDQPSHWQVLGPLLWAELERAHVMERLGRTTDVIQRRRIRLDGFVPGA; encoded by the coding sequence ATGCCCTACGCCATCGATGACGCCACCGCCACCGCCCTCGTCGCCCTGCACCCCTGGGCCGTCGCCCGCAGTGCCCAGCCCGTCCAGCTCGCCGTGGAGACGCTGCTCGAGGCTGAGCGCGCCCGCAGGGGCCAGCCGGACAAGCTGGGGGCGATTCCAGCGCTCGCGCTCACGCAGGGGATGCTCCTCAAGGAGGAGTTCGACCTGTCCACCCATGCCCACCACGACGGCTGGCGCGTGGGCGCCGTCATCGCCGACGTGCAGGGGATGATCAACGCCAACGCGCGCTTTGGCTTCGGTGTCGGGGACGCGGTGCTCAAGGCCACGGTGGAGTCCCTTGGCGCGCAGTACCCGGGGGCCAAGGTGGTGCGGCTCCACCCGGATGCCTTCGCCGCCCTGCTGACGCCCACCTCGCAGCTCACGGTCCGCGAGGAGCAGCGGGAAGCCACGCGCGCGCGGCTCTCCGAGGATGTGGCGAAGGTGCTGCCGTCAGGCACGCCCGTCGCGGACGTGCCCCGGCACACGGTGACGCTGCTGGAGTTCACCGTGGACCAGCCGTCCCACTGGCAGGTGCTCGGCCCCCTGCTGTGGGCCGAGCTGGAGCGCGCTCACGTGATGGAGCGGCTGGGGCGGACGACGGACGTCATCCAGCGCCGGCGCATCCGCCTGGACGGCTTCGTCCCGGGCGCTTGA
- a CDS encoding M23 family metallopeptidase, whose amino-acid sequence MAKKTYTVMVVSDHHSPVKRYQIQKSFLVQVGVGVLLLAGMGLGGTMHYFRVAQDAAENRILREENLTLRGQLKSVRERIEHIGSTLDRVERFDQKLRAITLLSDPQRNLAMGPTETEPGTTAPTTDTQFTQLATSETPNALMGRLDRLSAEATRQEQSLQELQAYFQDQKSLLASTPSLWPARGWVTSDFGSRLDPYTADRVMHAGLDIAAPHGKEVFAPSDGTVVFAGLEGGYGNVLVIDHGYGIKTRYGHLAKMLVKAGDKVKRGSLIAAVGNTGRSTGPHLHYEVRVNGIPQNPRKFILEE is encoded by the coding sequence GTGGCAAAGAAGACCTACACCGTCATGGTGGTTTCGGACCACCACTCTCCGGTCAAGCGCTACCAGATCCAGAAGTCCTTCTTGGTGCAGGTGGGTGTTGGGGTGCTGCTGTTGGCGGGCATGGGCCTGGGTGGGACCATGCATTACTTCCGCGTGGCGCAGGACGCCGCGGAGAACCGCATCCTGAGGGAAGAGAACCTGACGCTCCGCGGCCAGCTGAAGTCGGTGCGTGAGCGCATCGAGCACATCGGCTCGACGCTGGACCGGGTAGAGCGCTTCGACCAGAAGCTGCGTGCGATCACCTTGCTGTCGGACCCGCAGCGCAACCTGGCCATGGGTCCGACGGAGACGGAGCCGGGCACCACGGCGCCGACGACGGACACGCAGTTCACGCAGCTGGCGACGAGCGAGACGCCCAACGCGCTGATGGGGCGGCTGGATCGCCTGTCGGCCGAGGCCACGCGGCAGGAGCAGAGCCTCCAGGAGCTGCAGGCGTACTTCCAGGACCAGAAGTCGCTGCTGGCCTCCACGCCTTCGCTGTGGCCGGCGCGCGGCTGGGTGACGAGCGACTTCGGCTCGCGCCTGGATCCGTATACGGCGGACCGGGTGATGCACGCGGGCCTCGACATTGCTGCGCCGCACGGCAAGGAAGTGTTCGCGCCGTCGGACGGCACGGTGGTGTTCGCGGGGCTCGAGGGCGGCTACGGCAATGTGCTCGTCATCGACCACGGCTACGGCATCAAGACGCGCTACGGCCACCTGGCGAAGATGCTGGTGAAGGCCGGTGACAAGGTGAAGCGCGGTTCGCTGATCGCGGCGGTGGGCAACACGGGCCGCTCGACGGGCCCGCACCTGCACTACGAAGTCCGCGTGAACGGCATCCCGCAGAACCCGCGCAAGTTCATCCTTGAGGAGTAG
- a CDS encoding serine/threonine-protein kinase — protein MRSLLKCSQCGAMLPPGKTVCPRDGARAVEDNPFGDESTVRHDSPSRRSQGKAPEAPPNSLALVPDAPEEEDEAEDSPASGGWEATVSRDVMVGKQLGDFVVKRRIGAGGMGIVYEGEHPIIGRKVAIKILRPELSEGSGARDLIAEARAASAVRHRGIIDIFGFGTIPHIGQYLVMEYLEGAPLDEVISQRAPMLEVEVVALLDELLAALGAAHAMGVIHRDLKPGNIFVVRDSGGGESVKVLDFGLAKRSEMPNGTSPQTRASMIVGTPEYMAPEQATGQAVGPHTDIYSVGVIAFEMLTRRLPFEGPSAMSIAIQHVQAKPPAPSTYVDIHPALDELVLRLLAKTTAQRPTTVDAVRRELKAIARQLGDGATRLEPSPRGEKPSEPVPPVRTQPLPVQAANRPVPRNSRPAPELATETLAETPAVELPESVTVRRADPTVAPGAHPTTERVASVRPSRTPQLAVVGVLALLLLGGLGFWFLRPGETPLPVPPTVVEPPPTVVKAEPITPTPTPPPVEVKTVTPPPEETPKPPPVEISAGKVAQQTPNTSQTVQKKPGSRPGTSADQYFPLEVQVSPGWGVLRIKSGPWADMFVDRQQRGQVPQDNNLELKAGTYQLELRNPKFKEYRATVRILSGKRTEHQVNWEKATEGP, from the coding sequence ATGCGCAGCCTGCTGAAGTGCTCCCAGTGCGGAGCCATGCTGCCTCCAGGAAAGACGGTGTGTCCTAGGGACGGCGCACGCGCCGTAGAGGACAACCCCTTCGGCGACGAGTCCACCGTTCGCCACGACTCGCCCTCTCGCCGCTCGCAGGGCAAGGCCCCCGAGGCGCCCCCCAACTCGCTGGCGCTCGTCCCGGACGCGCCGGAGGAGGAGGACGAGGCCGAGGACAGCCCTGCCAGTGGCGGGTGGGAAGCCACGGTGTCGCGCGATGTGATGGTGGGCAAGCAGTTGGGTGACTTCGTCGTCAAGCGCCGCATCGGCGCGGGCGGCATGGGCATCGTCTACGAGGGCGAGCACCCCATCATTGGCCGCAAGGTGGCCATCAAGATCCTCCGACCCGAGCTGTCCGAGGGCTCCGGGGCGCGAGACCTCATCGCCGAGGCGCGGGCGGCCAGCGCCGTGCGCCACCGCGGCATCATCGACATCTTCGGCTTCGGCACCATCCCGCACATCGGCCAGTACCTGGTGATGGAGTACCTGGAGGGCGCACCGCTCGACGAGGTCATCTCCCAGCGCGCGCCCATGCTGGAGGTGGAGGTCGTCGCGCTCCTGGACGAGTTGTTGGCAGCGCTCGGCGCCGCGCACGCCATGGGCGTGATTCACCGCGACCTCAAGCCGGGCAACATCTTCGTGGTGCGCGACTCGGGCGGCGGCGAGTCGGTGAAGGTGCTCGACTTCGGTCTGGCCAAGCGCAGCGAGATGCCCAACGGCACCAGCCCGCAGACGCGCGCCAGCATGATCGTGGGCACCCCTGAGTACATGGCGCCGGAGCAGGCCACGGGCCAGGCGGTGGGGCCGCACACGGACATCTACTCGGTGGGCGTGATTGCCTTCGAGATGCTCACCCGGCGGCTGCCCTTCGAGGGCCCGTCGGCCATGTCCATCGCCATCCAGCACGTGCAGGCCAAGCCGCCCGCGCCCTCCACCTACGTGGATATCCACCCAGCGCTGGATGAGCTGGTGCTGCGGCTGTTGGCGAAGACCACCGCGCAGCGCCCGACCACGGTGGATGCGGTGCGCCGCGAGCTGAAGGCCATTGCCCGGCAACTGGGCGATGGCGCCACGCGCCTGGAGCCGTCGCCCCGGGGCGAGAAGCCCAGCGAGCCGGTGCCGCCGGTCCGCACCCAGCCGCTCCCCGTGCAGGCTGCGAACCGTCCCGTGCCGAGGAACTCGCGGCCCGCGCCCGAACTGGCCACCGAGACGCTGGCCGAGACGCCGGCGGTGGAACTGCCCGAGTCGGTCACCGTGAGGCGCGCGGACCCGACCGTCGCGCCGGGAGCGCACCCGACCACCGAGCGGGTGGCGTCGGTCCGTCCGAGCCGCACGCCGCAGCTGGCGGTGGTGGGAGTGCTCGCGCTGTTGCTGCTGGGGGGCCTGGGCTTCTGGTTCCTGCGGCCTGGGGAGACGCCTCTTCCCGTGCCGCCGACCGTGGTCGAGCCACCGCCTACCGTCGTGAAGGCCGAGCCCATAACGCCCACGCCCACGCCTCCTCCCGTGGAGGTGAAGACGGTGACGCCGCCTCCGGAGGAGACGCCGAAGCCGCCTCCGGTGGAGATCTCCGCGGGCAAGGTTGCCCAGCAGACGCCAAACACGTCCCAGACTGTGCAGAAGAAGCCTGGTTCGCGCCCGGGCACTTCGGCGGACCAGTACTTTCCGCTCGAGGTTCAGGTCAGCCCAGGGTGGGGAGTGCTTCGCATCAAGTCGGGGCCTTGGGCGGACATGTTCGTGGATCGTCAGCAGAGGGGGCAGGTGCCGCAGGACAACAACCTGGAGCTGAAGGCGGGCACGTACCAGCTGGAATTGCGCAACCCCAAGTTCAAGGAGTACCGGGCTACCGTTCGCATCCTTTCGGGCAAGAGAACGGAGCACCAGGTGAACTGGGAGAAGGCGACCGAGGGGCCATGA
- the rlmM gene encoding 23S rRNA (cytidine(2498)-2'-O)-methyltransferase RlmM, which yields MPPQSLTARVGRWVWTCRAGFEPHLYEELAWAGAQPRPLGEALVESEGQQGLAPAFARLGFQVLASTSEEALEPLATLVADVVAALRPGSPLVLQAFTPDTPRGNALAPQAEALREAVRARLPAGRLLEDSERAREAGAQIVCLCVAPGLTVVGAVLAREALSLAAGGRQRMRRAGESPSRAAMKLEEALHGLAFEPGRGDVCVDLGAAPGGWTQRLVARGARVIAVDPARLMPELASNARVRHVQESAFAFAPEEPVDWLFCDMAWRPLEVAQLLAKWGRRGWASHLVANIKLPMKDKNPILLRVRHTLTTDGGWKGLTVRQLYHDRDEVTVTAHRV from the coding sequence ATGCCCCCACAGAGCTTGACGGCTCGCGTCGGACGGTGGGTCTGGACTTGCCGCGCGGGCTTCGAGCCCCACCTCTACGAGGAGCTGGCCTGGGCGGGGGCACAGCCGCGTCCGCTGGGCGAGGCGCTCGTCGAGAGCGAGGGACAGCAAGGGCTCGCTCCCGCCTTTGCTCGGCTGGGCTTCCAGGTGCTGGCCAGCACCTCGGAGGAGGCGCTGGAGCCTCTCGCCACCCTGGTGGCGGACGTGGTGGCGGCCCTGCGCCCTGGCTCGCCCCTCGTGCTCCAGGCCTTCACGCCCGACACGCCACGCGGCAATGCGCTCGCTCCCCAGGCCGAGGCCCTTCGGGAAGCGGTTCGCGCCCGCCTGCCCGCTGGCCGGCTGCTCGAAGACTCGGAGCGGGCCCGTGAAGCAGGGGCGCAGATCGTCTGCCTGTGCGTGGCCCCCGGGCTCACCGTGGTGGGCGCCGTACTGGCTCGCGAGGCCCTGTCCCTGGCGGCGGGAGGGCGGCAGCGGATGCGGCGCGCGGGGGAGTCTCCCTCCCGAGCGGCGATGAAGCTGGAAGAGGCGCTCCATGGCCTGGCCTTCGAGCCCGGCCGAGGCGACGTGTGCGTGGACCTGGGGGCGGCTCCCGGGGGCTGGACGCAGCGGCTGGTGGCCCGAGGGGCTCGCGTCATCGCCGTGGATCCGGCGCGGCTGATGCCGGAGCTGGCCTCGAACGCGCGCGTGCGGCACGTGCAGGAGAGCGCCTTCGCCTTCGCGCCAGAGGAGCCCGTGGACTGGCTCTTCTGTGACATGGCCTGGCGCCCGCTGGAGGTGGCGCAGCTGCTCGCCAAGTGGGGGCGGCGCGGCTGGGCCTCGCACCTGGTGGCCAACATCAAGCTGCCGATGAAGGACAAGAACCCCATCCTGCTCCGGGTGCGGCACACGCTCACCACGGACGGAGGCTGGAAGGGGCTGACCGTGCGCCAGCTCTACCATGACCGCGACGAGGTGACCGTCACCGCGCACCGAGTCTGA
- a CDS encoding Stp1/IreP family PP2C-type Ser/Thr phosphatase, which translates to MSKTAGQSAAPRLKVVSAGQTDVGRKRNHNEDSFLIDDELQLYVVADGMGGHAGGGTASRIAVETIDKEMRRARESRDNPFISTSNLQDSLIPEALRNAVEKACLAIYTAAQEDPRLSGMGTTVISLVVKDDQAFFAHVGDSRAYLVRGELIQQISEDHSLVNEQIKAGMITPEEAKHSRYKNIITRSVGFEEEVQVDVMGVLTEPNDVFMLCSDGLANMLEDREIHELVLNTPDVADMPKKLIDMANDRGGDDNITVILVKVQA; encoded by the coding sequence GTGTCCAAAACCGCAGGACAGAGCGCTGCACCTCGACTGAAGGTCGTCTCGGCTGGTCAGACCGACGTCGGTCGTAAGCGCAACCACAACGAGGACAGCTTCCTCATTGACGATGAGCTGCAGCTCTACGTCGTGGCGGACGGCATGGGAGGCCACGCCGGTGGTGGTACGGCCTCCCGCATTGCCGTGGAGACCATCGACAAGGAGATGCGCCGCGCTCGCGAGAGCCGGGACAACCCGTTCATCTCCACCTCCAACCTTCAGGACTCCCTGATTCCTGAGGCGCTGCGCAACGCGGTGGAGAAGGCCTGCCTGGCCATCTACACCGCCGCCCAGGAAGACCCACGCCTCTCCGGCATGGGCACCACCGTCATCTCCCTGGTGGTGAAGGATGACCAGGCCTTCTTCGCCCACGTGGGTGACAGCCGCGCCTACCTCGTGCGCGGCGAGCTCATCCAGCAGATCAGCGAGGACCACTCGCTGGTCAACGAGCAGATCAAGGCGGGGATGATCACCCCCGAGGAAGCCAAGCACTCGCGCTACAAGAACATCATCACCCGCTCGGTGGGCTTCGAAGAGGAAGTCCAGGTGGACGTGATGGGAGTGCTCACCGAGCCCAACGATGTCTTCATGCTGTGCTCGGACGGCCTGGCCAACATGCTCGAGGATCGGGAGATCCACGAGCTGGTCCTCAATACGCCCGATGTCGCGGACATGCCGAAGAAGCTCATCGACATGGCCAATGACCGGGGCGGTGACGACAACATCACCGTCATCCTTGTGAAAGTTCAGGCGTGA